A single window of Terriglobia bacterium DNA harbors:
- a CDS encoding DinB family protein has product MKNRTPDPEIELLVRIMDQSYDKKAWHGTNFRGSLRGLTAQEALWRPAPQRHNIWEITIHVAYWKYIVRRRILGEKRGSFPLKGSNWFARPESATPDAWRQDVLLLDETHRRLRQAILELPEVRLYHTPAGSKVSNAAMIYGSSSHDLYHAGQIQLLKRLQR; this is encoded by the coding sequence ATGAAAAACAGAACGCCGGATCCTGAGATTGAGTTGTTAGTCAGGATCATGGATCAATCCTACGACAAGAAAGCCTGGCACGGCACGAACTTCAGAGGGTCACTCCGTGGGCTGACAGCGCAGGAAGCGTTATGGAGACCCGCGCCCCAACGGCACAATATCTGGGAAATCACGATCCACGTCGCTTACTGGAAGTACATTGTCCGCCGCAGAATTCTCGGCGAGAAGCGAGGATCGTTCCCGCTCAAAGGAAGCAACTGGTTTGCCCGCCCGGAATCGGCCACTCCAGATGCCTGGCGCCAGGATGTCCTGCTGCTGGATGAAACTCACCGGAGGTTGCGCCAGGCGATCCTGGAGTTGCCTGAGGTCAGGCTCTACCACACTCCGGCCGGCAGCAAGGTGAGCAACGCCGCCATGATCTATGGAAGCTCCTCCCACGATTTGTATCACGCCGGCCAGATCCAGCTCCTGAAGCGCCTGCAGCGTTGA